Proteins encoded by one window of Methanobacterium sp. CWC-01:
- a CDS encoding glycosyltransferase family protein, translating to MMESGSKKDHRERLKNRLRILRNNVRDDLQAATYQISSLRTKISNLPVFKKRPEPIILSQREIDKKKREIKDINTANINLFPFDENSPLVSIIVLNRNGLGHLKRLFDNFCNNIHYPNYEIIVVDNASIDDSISFLEDLKNTLPLEIIENKTNQSFSQANNSAVDVARGEFVLLLNNDVEPLYGWLNQMMQVALRSQEVGAVGAKLVYPYTSTSRYNQDNSFRIQHAGIAFRYEGNFIKPYNRGNGLEPFEDRVNREEPRAAVTAAALLVKKDTYLEVGGLDEGYHYGYEDVDFCLKLLKNGYKNLYCPQALLFHYEFGTQENDPNQDVKNRRISNRELFTRKWRNWLRKELRRDKINASGLFSDKPIQVALVVTECGADASAGDYFTALELGEALKELGWDVRFLPQQGPGYWYDVPDEVDVLISLLDTYDPRRIKCANPFLIKIGWPRNWFDRWVENPGFYTYNLIFTPSKIASRYIERRTGKRARLLPIATNLSRFNGEVSPREEFSCDYCFTGSYWKYQRDIITMLDPESLPFQFKLYGKNWEQFDKFKKYYQGFISYSDLPAVYASTKIVIDDANQATKEYGAVNSRVYDALATGTLVITNGKLGAEETFKGLLPVYNSKQELNHLIEYYLGNETERKAKTRELQLLVLGNHTYGNRAATLKKALEDYVLNPKISIKVPAPQWKTAHRWGDYHLALGLKKEFEKRDCEVLLQILPEWYQEQDVDCDVVIVLRGLSKYQPKKYHFNIMWNISHPDNVDIDEYNQYNHVFIASELWAQHIQKQAQVTVEPLLQCTDPELFYPEFSSKYQHELLFVGNSRKVFRKILKDLLPTDKDLAVYGTDWNWIIKRKYIKGKHIPNQELRRAYSSCKILLNDHWEDMREKGFLSNRLFDGFASGAFIISDPVQGAGEVFADALVTYQDPDDLHSLVDHYLEQDPERKRKAARGREIVLGQHTFEKRVERILEVVNR from the coding sequence ATGATGGAAAGTGGGTCTAAAAAGGATCATCGTGAGAGATTGAAAAATCGGCTGAGGATTCTTAGAAACAATGTTAGGGATGATCTCCAGGCTGCCACCTATCAGATCAGTTCCCTCCGGACTAAAATTTCAAACCTTCCTGTTTTTAAAAAAAGGCCAGAACCAATCATCCTCAGTCAACGTGAAATTGACAAAAAAAAGAGGGAAATTAAAGATATTAACACCGCCAATATCAATTTATTCCCCTTTGATGAGAACAGTCCCCTGGTATCGATTATTGTTTTGAACCGGAATGGATTGGGACATTTGAAGCGTCTGTTTGATAATTTTTGTAACAATATCCATTATCCTAACTATGAGATCATCGTGGTGGATAATGCGTCCATTGACGATTCAATCAGCTTTTTAGAAGATCTGAAGAATACCTTACCCTTAGAGATAATAGAAAATAAAACTAACCAATCCTTTTCCCAGGCCAATAACTCAGCGGTGGATGTGGCTCGAGGCGAATTTGTACTACTTTTAAATAATGATGTGGAACCCCTGTATGGTTGGCTCAACCAGATGATGCAGGTGGCCTTAAGATCCCAGGAAGTGGGGGCGGTGGGGGCTAAGTTGGTCTATCCCTACACCTCCACGTCACGTTACAACCAGGATAACTCTTTCAGAATTCAGCATGCTGGAATTGCCTTCCGGTATGAAGGAAACTTCATCAAACCCTACAACCGGGGTAATGGTCTGGAACCATTTGAGGATAGGGTGAATAGAGAAGAGCCCCGGGCTGCAGTTACCGCTGCCGCCCTGCTGGTGAAGAAGGATACCTATTTAGAGGTGGGGGGACTGGATGAAGGTTACCATTATGGATATGAAGATGTGGATTTTTGTCTGAAACTCCTGAAAAATGGTTATAAGAATTTATACTGCCCCCAGGCGCTCCTGTTTCATTACGAGTTCGGTACCCAAGAAAATGATCCAAACCAGGATGTTAAAAATCGCAGGATCAGTAACCGGGAACTTTTTACCCGAAAATGGAGGAACTGGTTACGGAAAGAGTTACGTAGGGATAAAATAAATGCAAGCGGTTTATTTTCGGACAAGCCAATCCAAGTCGCTTTGGTAGTTACAGAATGTGGTGCGGATGCTTCTGCCGGGGATTACTTCACTGCACTGGAACTTGGAGAAGCCCTTAAGGAGTTGGGATGGGATGTAAGATTTTTACCACAACAGGGGCCGGGATACTGGTACGATGTTCCGGATGAGGTGGATGTCTTAATTTCATTACTGGATACCTACGATCCACGTAGAATTAAGTGTGCCAACCCGTTCCTGATTAAGATTGGCTGGCCCCGTAACTGGTTCGACCGGTGGGTGGAAAATCCTGGCTTTTATACTTATAATTTGATATTCACGCCCAGTAAGATTGCTTCCAGATATATTGAAAGGAGAACTGGAAAAAGGGCGCGTTTACTGCCTATCGCCACCAATCTTTCCCGGTTTAATGGGGAGGTTTCACCGCGGGAGGAGTTTTCCTGTGATTACTGTTTCACCGGTAGCTACTGGAAATATCAGCGGGATATAATCACCATGCTGGACCCGGAGAGTCTTCCCTTCCAGTTCAAGTTGTACGGTAAAAACTGGGAGCAATTCGATAAGTTCAAAAAATATTATCAAGGATTCATCAGCTACTCCGACCTGCCAGCGGTCTACGCCTCCACCAAAATCGTCATCGACGACGCCAACCAGGCCACCAAAGAATACGGGGCTGTGAACAGCCGGGTCTACGATGCCCTGGCCACCGGGACCCTGGTAATAACCAATGGTAAACTCGGAGCAGAGGAAACCTTTAAGGGTTTACTGCCAGTTTATAATTCTAAACAGGAATTGAATCATCTTATTGAATATTATCTGGGAAATGAAACCGAAAGAAAAGCCAAAACCAGGGAACTTCAACTTCTGGTGCTGGGAAACCACACCTATGGTAACCGGGCCGCCACCTTAAAAAAAGCCTTGGAAGATTACGTTCTTAACCCTAAAATTTCCATTAAAGTTCCGGCTCCCCAATGGAAAACTGCCCACCGCTGGGGGGACTACCATTTGGCTCTAGGTTTAAAAAAAGAGTTCGAAAAAAGGGATTGTGAGGTGCTGTTGCAGATCTTACCGGAATGGTACCAGGAGCAGGATGTTGACTGTGATGTGGTGATAGTTTTAAGGGGTTTAAGTAAGTACCAACCAAAAAAATATCACTTCAATATTATGTGGAACATTTCACACCCGGACAATGTTGATATAGATGAATACAACCAGTATAACCATGTTTTTATAGCTTCCGAGCTCTGGGCCCAGCATATCCAAAAGCAGGCCCAGGTGACTGTGGAACCATTGCTACAGTGTACGGATCCGGAACTGTTTTATCCGGAATTTTCCAGCAAATATCAACATGAGCTTCTCTTTGTAGGTAACTCCCGGAAGGTGTTCCGGAAGATATTAAAGGATTTATTACCCACTGACAAGGACCTGGCGGTTTATGGTACTGATTGGAACTGGATTATTAAAAGAAAATACATAAAAGGGAAACATATACCGAACCAGGAATTGAGAAGGGCTTATTCTTCCTGTAAAATATTACTAAATGATCACTGGGAGGATATGCGGGAGAAGGGATTTTTATCTAACCGCTTGTTTGATGGATTCGCCTCAGGGGCTTTTATCATATCCGACCCGGTCCAGGGTGCTGGTGAGGTATTCGCCGATGCCCTGGTGACCTACCAGGATCCTGATGATCTTCATAGCTTAGTAGACCATTATCTGGAACAGGACCCCGAACGGAAAAGAAAAGCTGCTAGGGGAAGAGAAATCGTATTAGGGCAGCATACCTTTGAGAAGAGAGTGGAACGAATTTTAGAGGTAGTGAATCGTTGA
- a CDS encoding glycosyltransferase, giving the protein MYPIKISVIIVVYNVENYLRQCLDSVVNQTLKEIEIICVNDGSTDNSLQILEEYAKKDDRIMVISKENGGISSARNMGLEYVNGEYTGFIDSDDWAELDMYEKLYRNAKLHDSDMVMFPAQLFDDINKELRYDIPYFTLTCFDASFYDRVFTHIDTEDFLFAISVTPWNKIYKSKFLKEIGAKFPEGLDFDDNPFFYETYLNASKVSLVRDSLYFYRINREGSFITSANERYFDIVEIYDQIEEIIRKTDNQDRYITSFSNVRVSSILSRYRQVDEQYKKRFFEIIKRNFIKMNPFCIANLNSSNTVEYQFIINSDTYREFELRKRISNLEEEIETLKKEYQIEINYKKQLIHEITSSNSWKLTKPLRKFRNVLKRNQ; this is encoded by the coding sequence ATGTACCCCATAAAAATATCAGTAATCATCGTTGTTTATAATGTTGAGAATTATCTTAGACAGTGTTTGGATAGTGTAGTCAATCAAACATTGAAGGAAATAGAAATTATCTGTGTTAATGATGGTTCAACCGACAATTCTCTGCAAATTTTAGAAGAATATGCCAAAAAAGATGATAGGATCATGGTTATCAGTAAGGAAAATGGTGGAATTTCATCAGCCAGGAATATGGGTTTGGAATATGTTAATGGGGAATACACAGGATTTATAGATTCTGATGACTGGGCAGAACTGGATATGTATGAAAAATTATATCGAAATGCCAAATTACATGACAGTGACATGGTAATGTTTCCTGCTCAGCTATTTGATGATATAAATAAAGAATTAAGGTATGATATCCCCTATTTTACTTTAACGTGCTTTGATGCAAGTTTTTATGACCGTGTATTTACCCATATAGATACTGAAGATTTTTTGTTTGCAATATCGGTCACGCCCTGGAACAAGATCTACAAATCAAAATTTTTAAAAGAAATTGGTGCAAAATTTCCAGAAGGATTGGACTTTGATGATAATCCTTTTTTCTACGAAACCTACTTAAACGCCAGTAAAGTTTCTTTAGTTAGGGATTCTCTATATTTCTATAGGATAAATCGTGAGGGTTCATTCATTACCTCTGCTAATGAACGATACTTTGACATTGTTGAAATCTATGATCAAATAGAAGAAATTATTAGGAAAACTGATAACCAGGACAGATATATAACAAGTTTTTCGAATGTACGAGTTTCAAGCATTTTATCCCGCTACAGACAAGTAGACGAGCAGTATAAAAAGAGATTTTTTGAAATTATCAAGCGAAATTTCATAAAAATGAATCCTTTTTGTATTGCTAATTTAAATTCTTCAAATACAGTGGAATATCAATTCATTATTAATTCGGATACATACCGAGAATTTGAACTAAGGAAAAGAATAAGCAATTTAGAAGAAGAGATTGAAACCTTAAAAAAGGAGTATCAGATTGAAATTAACTATAAAAAACAACTCATTCATGAAATAACATCTTCTAATAGTTGGAAACTCACTAAACCACTTAGAAAGTTTAGAAATGTGCTTAAAAGGAATCAATAA
- the rfbB gene encoding dTDP-glucose 4,6-dehydratase: MVKVLVTGGAGFIGSNFVRYMLDSHPHYELVNLDALTYCGNLENLSGVEENPNYTFIKGDITDKDLVFGIVEDMDLIVNFAAESHVDRSIEDPAIFIKSNVLGTQTLLDAAQKLGVDKFLQISTDEVYGSLGEEGYFRENTPLAPNSPYSASKAAADLMVRAYHKTFRLPMNITRCSNNYGPYQFPEKLIPLMISNALENKSLPVYGDGLHVRDWLHVYDHCTAIDLVLHQGKDGEVYNIGGNNEKKNIEIVKLILKILDKPESLITRVEDRKGHDRRYAIDSSKIQNQLGWKPKYTFELGISETIEWYLEHEEWLETVKSGEYQNYYEKMYVER; the protein is encoded by the coding sequence ATGGTTAAAGTACTAGTCACCGGGGGAGCAGGATTCATTGGCAGTAATTTCGTACGTTACATGCTGGATAGCCACCCCCACTATGAGTTAGTGAATTTAGATGCCCTCACCTACTGTGGAAACCTGGAAAACCTGAGTGGAGTGGAAGAGAATCCTAATTACACCTTCATTAAAGGAGATATAACCGATAAAGATTTGGTTTTTGGTATAGTGGAGGATATGGATTTGATTGTGAACTTTGCCGCGGAGTCCCACGTGGACCGCAGTATTGAAGATCCGGCTATATTCATTAAATCCAATGTACTGGGCACTCAGACCCTTTTAGATGCCGCCCAGAAATTAGGGGTGGACAAGTTTTTACAGATATCCACCGATGAAGTGTACGGTAGCCTGGGGGAAGAGGGATACTTCCGAGAAAACACCCCCTTAGCTCCTAACAGCCCCTACTCTGCCAGTAAAGCCGCCGCAGATCTGATGGTCAGGGCCTATCATAAAACCTTCAGGTTACCCATGAACATCACCCGCTGCTCCAACAACTACGGTCCCTACCAGTTCCCGGAGAAACTGATTCCCCTGATGATATCCAACGCCCTGGAAAACAAATCCCTGCCGGTCTATGGTGATGGACTGCATGTTCGGGACTGGCTGCATGTATACGACCACTGCACCGCCATTGATCTGGTCCTCCATCAGGGAAAAGATGGAGAAGTCTACAACATCGGTGGTAACAACGAGAAAAAGAATATAGAAATCGTTAAACTGATCCTTAAAATTCTGGATAAACCAGAATCTCTGATTACACGTGTGGAAGATAGGAAAGGCCATGATCGAAGATACGCCATTGATTCATCGAAAATACAAAACCAGTTAGGTTGGAAACCTAAATACACCTTCGAGCTTGGTATCTCTGAAACAATAGAGTGGTATTTAGAACATGAAGAATGGTTAGAAACCGTGAAAAGCGGAGAATACCAGAACTACTATGAGAAGATGTATGTGGAGAGATGA
- a CDS encoding glycosyltransferase family 2 protein, with protein MPVNKKIISIGMVKNEVDIIESYVRYNLNIVDGMVILDNGSTDNTLKILKELQNEGLALYILEDTDRKYEQAIKMNQLLLKAVNEFNADVVVPLDADEFLMSSEGGNPRKILENIEPNTYYLAKWKSYVPMFDGNEDEKFIPLKITKCRDDIFEEYYKVILPKELVFEYDVELTFGNHDLMYDPTYEEVINSVINPDLRIAHFPIRSKEQTISKIAVGWIYSLYRTVRVGDQSFHWKVIFDELKENEISNEDITNIAKQFALTNEKNVTAHEDPLDLTFCSDIEISYSNYTVQPIANILNSCEWLFSAYTNSINELNEEKEQLKFVINEYKNSKSWKITAPLRYISNKKEDIKKRIR; from the coding sequence ATGCCCGTTAATAAAAAAATAATTTCAATTGGAATGGTTAAAAATGAAGTCGATATAATCGAATCATATGTACGTTATAATCTAAATATAGTGGATGGAATGGTTATTTTAGATAATGGTAGTACTGATAATACGCTTAAAATTTTAAAGGAACTTCAAAATGAAGGATTAGCTTTATATATCCTGGAAGATACGGATAGAAAATATGAACAAGCCATTAAAATGAATCAGCTCTTACTTAAAGCTGTAAATGAGTTCAACGCAGATGTGGTTGTTCCATTAGATGCTGACGAATTTTTAATGTCATCTGAAGGAGGAAATCCTAGGAAAATATTGGAAAATATTGAGCCTAATACTTACTATTTAGCCAAATGGAAATCTTACGTCCCTATGTTTGATGGAAATGAAGATGAAAAATTTATTCCATTAAAAATAACAAAATGTAGAGACGATATTTTTGAAGAATATTATAAAGTAATACTCCCCAAAGAATTGGTTTTTGAATATGATGTTGAATTAACATTTGGTAATCATGATTTAATGTATGATCCCACCTATGAAGAAGTCATTAATAGTGTTATTAATCCTGATCTACGAATAGCTCATTTTCCTATTCGTTCAAAGGAGCAAACAATTTCAAAAATAGCAGTTGGCTGGATTTATAGTTTGTATAGAACCGTAAGAGTAGGAGACCAAAGCTTCCATTGGAAAGTAATTTTTGATGAATTAAAAGAAAATGAAATTTCAAATGAAGATATTACAAATATCGCCAAACAGTTTGCCTTAACAAATGAAAAAAATGTAACTGCCCATGAGGATCCTTTGGATTTAACGTTCTGTAGCGATATTGAAATATCCTATTCCAATTATACCGTTCAACCGATTGCAAACATTTTAAATAGTTGTGAATGGCTTTTTAGTGCCTATACCAATTCAATAAATGAATTAAATGAAGAAAAAGAACAGTTAAAATTTGTTATAAATGAATATAAGAACAGTAAATCATGGAAAATAACAGCACCTCTTCGATACATAAGTAACAAAAAAGAGGATATCAAAAAGAGAATCAGATGA
- a CDS encoding methyltransferase domain-containing protein, which translates to MLKRVIKNQIRNTGMFKELEVDNENLKQQIMSLEKDYLSIKNQLMKIQTENERLLAERTEMVGYSLNFSLRGLSPDAGKSAILKFILENIKKDAKILDVGFGSGVYGKLLRAFYYQNIDGIDIYGQNIEEMGLNIIYDHIFIENILDFNFDFYDLIIMGDVLEHIELESAKNLLSGFIERKKCRAIVISIPYEYEQDELYGNHFEKHLQPDVTSVYMETHYPYLKLIDSSIIANSGHTLGVYVWIDK; encoded by the coding sequence ATGTTAAAAAGAGTAATTAAGAACCAAATACGAAATACAGGCATGTTTAAGGAATTAGAAGTTGATAATGAGAATCTGAAACAGCAAATTATGAGTTTAGAGAAGGATTATCTCAGCATAAAAAATCAGTTAATGAAAATTCAAACAGAAAATGAAAGATTATTGGCTGAAAGAACTGAAATGGTCGGTTATAGTTTGAATTTTTCTTTGAGAGGATTAAGTCCTGATGCAGGTAAATCAGCTATATTAAAATTTATTTTAGAAAACATAAAAAAAGATGCAAAAATTTTAGATGTAGGTTTTGGATCAGGAGTTTATGGTAAGTTATTAAGAGCCTTTTATTATCAAAATATTGATGGGATAGACATCTATGGGCAAAATATTGAAGAAATGGGCTTAAATATAATTTATGATCATATTTTCATAGAAAACATCCTTGATTTTAATTTTGATTTTTATGATCTAATAATAATGGGTGATGTTTTAGAACATATCGAGCTAGAATCAGCTAAAAATTTGTTATCAGGATTTATAGAGCGTAAAAAATGCAGAGCCATTGTAATTTCAATACCTTATGAGTATGAACAGGATGAGTTATATGGGAATCATTTTGAAAAACATTTACAACCTGACGTTACATCAGTTTATATGGAAACACATTATCCCTACCTTAAATTAATAGATTCATCGATAATAGCAAATTCTGGGCACACACTTGGAGTATATGTTTGGATAGATAAATAA
- a CDS encoding class I SAM-dependent methyltransferase, which yields MDKETAKRIDEHWSKNSTHSLKTRWWEFPAIHEHVNSLVCGRAVDGVSQGLNHKLKAMGRFFEHGVSVGFVDGSKEFELLKEGLVKKFTLFELSQKRIELAGDEAASLGLRDQVTFTNEDFYSYKFTDTVDFVHWNNSLHHMLDVECAIKWSYDILEVGGVFYMDDYVGPNRFQWSDAALDLCTRIRRTLPYKYLQSPHSTDRFLDRTVSRPDIQKMEEADPSEAADSQRILENVRKYFPKAEITLTGGIIYHTALNDVLANIDEFDLTDKAILDLLLIIDELATKSGIESQYAAALAVKTRKSYSQIVKDKVREFLDW from the coding sequence ATGGATAAAGAAACGGCAAAAAGGATTGATGAGCACTGGTCAAAGAATAGTACCCACTCCTTAAAAACTAGATGGTGGGAATTTCCAGCGATCCATGAACATGTCAACAGCTTAGTCTGTGGCAGAGCCGTTGATGGAGTCAGCCAAGGTCTTAACCATAAACTTAAAGCTATGGGAAGGTTTTTTGAGCACGGAGTTTCGGTGGGATTTGTTGATGGAAGCAAAGAATTTGAGCTGTTAAAGGAAGGTCTGGTAAAGAAATTCACCCTATTTGAACTGTCTCAAAAGCGCATAGAACTTGCGGGTGATGAAGCTGCATCCCTGGGTTTAAGAGACCAGGTAACTTTTACCAACGAAGACTTCTACTCCTATAAATTTACAGATACCGTGGACTTCGTTCATTGGAACAATTCCCTGCATCACATGTTGGATGTGGAATGTGCTATTAAATGGAGTTACGATATTTTAGAGGTGGGAGGTGTTTTTTACATGGATGATTATGTGGGTCCTAATCGATTCCAATGGTCCGATGCCGCCCTGGACCTGTGCACCAGAATTAGAAGGACACTCCCTTATAAATATCTGCAGAGTCCACATTCAACGGACCGATTCCTGGATCGTACAGTTTCCCGTCCGGACATCCAGAAAATGGAAGAAGCAGATCCCAGTGAAGCAGCAGACTCCCAACGCATTTTAGAAAATGTGAGAAAGTATTTTCCCAAGGCCGAGATCACCCTCACCGGCGGCATCATCTACCACACGGCTTTAAATGATGTTCTAGCCAATATTGATGAATTCGATTTAACTGATAAAGCCATCTTGGATTTATTGTTAATTATTGATGAATTAGCCACTAAATCCGGTATTGAGAGTCAGTATGCTGCTGCTTTAGCAGTTAAAACCAGAAAAAGTTATTCTCAGATCGTAAAGGATAAAGTTCGGGAATTTTTGGATTGGTAG
- a CDS encoding glycosyltransferase family 2 protein, with amino-acid sequence MKYKISIIIPVFNVENYIRKALESIMSQTIGYEHLEVIMVDDCSTDESGDIIDEYADKYDNFKAIHLSKNSGNPGKPKNIGLKIATSDYLMFLDADDYYADDACEILYKKIIKEDVDIVSSNYITVFENRTEFYERYKDIEEINVKKIHDEPKLLAVSHMHWTKIYKRHFILDNGIQFIEDIPNDDLVFVVNAFLEADGIIYLDKHVAVNYSRICESEGIASVSRAKDMKTLKFMTYGYIETFNLLKKFKKKEYFPIVFRAHLQFWANNFITSHLTYREKNELLEEIAILFEEFSQYGINPNHNYLIPFFWSISNKEYNQAISISESLKDLLITKQNLESRKFNLENQLKITLAEKSRLEKELNRTKEELSKNLSTIGYLKYKSKNIVSRTENKLKNKRL; translated from the coding sequence ATGAAATATAAGATTAGTATAATTATTCCAGTTTTTAATGTGGAAAATTACATTAGAAAAGCTTTAGAGTCCATTATGAGTCAGACTATCGGTTATGAGCATCTTGAAGTGATAATGGTTGATGATTGTTCCACTGACGAAAGTGGTGACATAATAGACGAATATGCAGATAAATATGATAATTTTAAAGCCATACATTTATCGAAAAATAGTGGAAACCCGGGTAAACCTAAGAATATTGGATTAAAAATCGCTACTTCAGATTATTTGATGTTCCTTGACGCTGATGACTATTATGCTGATGATGCATGTGAAATCTTGTACAAGAAGATCATAAAAGAAGATGTAGATATTGTATCGAGCAATTATATTACTGTTTTTGAAAATAGGACAGAATTCTACGAACGTTATAAGGATATTGAAGAAATTAATGTAAAAAAAATTCATGATGAACCTAAATTATTGGCAGTATCACACATGCATTGGACTAAAATTTATAAAAGGCACTTTATCCTTGATAACGGAATCCAGTTTATTGAAGATATACCAAATGATGATTTAGTTTTTGTTGTCAATGCATTTTTGGAAGCTGATGGTATTATTTACTTAGATAAACATGTTGCGGTTAATTATTCTAGAATATGTGAATCTGAGGGGATAGCATCAGTAAGCCGAGCCAAAGATATGAAAACTCTTAAATTTATGACGTACGGATATATTGAAACTTTTAATCTGCTGAAAAAATTTAAAAAGAAAGAATATTTTCCCATTGTTTTCAGGGCACACTTACAATTTTGGGCAAATAATTTCATTACTAGCCATTTAACTTATAGAGAAAAGAATGAACTTCTAGAAGAGATAGCAATTCTTTTTGAAGAATTTAGCCAATACGGAATAAACCCCAATCATAACTATTTAATTCCTTTTTTCTGGAGCATAAGTAATAAAGAATATAATCAAGCCATATCAATCTCTGAATCACTTAAAGACCTTTTAATAACCAAACAGAACCTAGAATCTAGAAAATTCAACCTAGAAAACCAATTAAAAATTACACTAGCAGAAAAAAGCCGATTAGAAAAAGAACTAAACAGAACCAAAGAAGAATTAAGTAAGAATTTATCAACAATTGGCTACTTGAAATATAAATCAAAAAATATTGTTTCACGTACAGAAAATAAACTCAAAAATAAGCGCCTATAA